The Candidatus Polarisedimenticolia bacterium genome window below encodes:
- a CDS encoding LysM peptidoglycan-binding domain-containing protein, producing MGEPEAKDSEKAASPLPSPTEESAVEVGVEMATPGVAKSQKVIETMQELYTSGLDAHKAGRYDEARDYFDKAVETALNSDVEIDTDAALKSAYEDLLENIDSLEGDVYQDGTDKGEEPPKEELRDITTYLSPEEAEKERQKVQTAAEAVSYNIPLELNDKVLTFIEAFQTRMRAPFEGGLRRSGLYLRMIKKIFQEEGVPTDLAYMAHQESAFKTSAYSRAKAKGLWQFIAPTARKYGLKRDEWVDERSDPEKATRAAAAYLKDLYALFGDWHLAMAAYNAGEGKIMRTMKRTGTDNFWSLAQHRRALRTETKNYVPAILASMVIDKAPEEYGFFVEPEDELSYDWVTVDSPTDLKVVAECAGAPVETIRMLNPELRTMATPPYAAGYSLRVPTGTSNDFIAKYAAVPREDRLRWTQHTVRRGETVSIIARRYGVTVGSILTANSLRSGHRVKVGRSLIIPTSGYAPAQVSRVEMDEQAPTYDRGEKVIHRVRRGETLQKIAVKYRTTIGSVRQWNRLPGSTIRPGQRLAVFYATRADAAASDSGSSDSSGSSAAGAEATGVYRVRSGDTLYSIAQRFNMTVQQLRSVNNLARKRVIKPGDRLRVVAPDRPETATSEAGGQSSSSAIRYRVVPGDTLERIATRHQVRIDDLVRLNNLGSANDLVAGMVLTIRSE from the coding sequence GTGGGCGAACCCGAAGCCAAGGATTCCGAGAAGGCGGCCTCCCCCCTTCCTTCTCCGACGGAGGAGTCGGCGGTCGAGGTCGGCGTGGAGATGGCCACTCCCGGTGTGGCGAAGTCCCAGAAGGTCATCGAGACGATGCAGGAGCTCTATACCTCCGGCCTCGATGCCCACAAAGCGGGGCGCTACGATGAGGCGCGGGACTATTTCGACAAGGCGGTGGAGACGGCGCTGAATTCCGACGTCGAGATCGACACCGATGCCGCCCTGAAGTCGGCCTACGAGGACCTGCTCGAGAACATCGACTCCCTCGAGGGCGACGTCTACCAGGACGGGACCGACAAGGGGGAGGAGCCGCCGAAGGAAGAGCTGCGCGACATCACCACCTACCTCTCTCCGGAGGAAGCGGAGAAGGAGCGGCAGAAAGTGCAGACTGCGGCCGAGGCGGTCTCCTACAACATCCCGCTGGAGCTGAACGACAAGGTTCTCACCTTCATCGAGGCGTTCCAGACCCGCATGCGCGCTCCCTTCGAAGGGGGGCTGCGCCGCTCGGGCCTCTACCTGCGGATGATCAAGAAGATATTCCAGGAAGAAGGCGTGCCGACCGATCTCGCCTACATGGCTCACCAGGAGAGCGCCTTCAAGACGAGCGCCTACTCGCGGGCGAAAGCCAAGGGGCTCTGGCAGTTCATCGCCCCCACCGCCCGCAAGTACGGGCTTAAGCGGGACGAGTGGGTCGACGAGCGCTCCGATCCGGAGAAGGCGACCCGGGCGGCCGCGGCGTATCTGAAGGACCTCTACGCCCTGTTCGGGGACTGGCACCTTGCGATGGCGGCCTACAACGCCGGCGAAGGGAAGATCATGCGCACCATGAAGCGCACCGGCACGGACAATTTCTGGTCGCTGGCGCAGCACCGGCGCGCCCTGCGGACCGAGACGAAGAACTACGTTCCCGCCATCCTCGCCTCGATGGTCATCGACAAGGCTCCGGAGGAGTACGGCTTCTTCGTGGAGCCCGAGGACGAGCTGTCCTATGACTGGGTCACCGTCGATTCGCCGACCGACCTGAAGGTCGTCGCCGAATGCGCGGGCGCCCCGGTCGAGACGATCCGGATGCTCAATCCGGAGCTGCGGACGATGGCGACGCCGCCCTACGCGGCGGGCTACTCGCTGCGGGTTCCGACCGGGACGTCCAATGATTTCATCGCCAAGTACGCCGCGGTGCCCCGGGAGGACCGGCTGCGTTGGACGCAGCACACGGTGCGGCGCGGCGAGACGGTGTCGATCATCGCGCGGCGCTACGGCGTGACCGTCGGCTCCATCCTGACGGCCAATTCGCTGCGCAGCGGGCATCGCGTGAAGGTGGGCCGGAGCTTGATCATTCCGACCTCGGGTTACGCTCCGGCGCAGGTCTCGCGCGTCGAGATGGACGAGCAGGCTCCGACGTACGACCGCGGCGAGAAGGTGATCCACCGGGTCCGCCGCGGGGAGACGCTGCAGAAGATCGCCGTGAAGTACCGCACGACGATCGGCAGCGTCCGGCAGTGGAACCGGCTCCCGGGCTCGACGATCCGTCCGGGGCAGCGTCTGGCCGTCTTTTACGCGACGCGGGCCGACGCCGCCGCCTCCGATTCGGGATCCTCCGATTCCTCCGGCTCCTCCGCCGCCGGCGCCGAGGCCACGGGAGTATACCGGGTGCGGTCGGGTGACACGCTCTACAGCATCGCCCAGCGCTTCAACATGACGGTGCAGCAGCTTCGCTCGGTCAACAATCTGGCGCGAAAAAGAGTCATCAAGCCGGGCGATCGCCTGCGGGTGGTGGCGCCGGATCGCCCCGAGACGGCCACCTCGGAGGCCGGGGGGCAGTCCTCCAGCAGCGCCATCCGCTATCGGGTCGTCCCGGGCGACACGCTGGAGCGCATCGCCACGCGGCATCAGGTCAGAATCGACGATCTGGTGCGCCTGAACAATCTCGGGTCGGCGAACGATCTCGTCGCGGGCATGGTCCTGACGATTCGATCCGAATAG
- the recA gene encoding recombinase RecA produces the protein MSQDQKERGRAIDMALTQIEKQFGKGSIMRLGSKEVLSNVATLSTTSLSVDAALGVGGVPRGRVVEIYGPESSGKTTLALHVVAEAQRAGGMAAFIDAEHAIDPEYAKKLGVDTDNLLISQPDSGEQALEIAEVLVRSGALDVLVIDSVAALVPRAELEGEMGDSHVGLQARLMSQALRKLTGVVAKTRTTMIFINQIREKIGVMFGNPETTTGGRALKFYASVRIDIRRIGSIKEGESDIGSRTRVKVVKNKMAPPFKIAEFDILYGHGISREGDILDLGVAQGILEKSGSWLSYGETRLGQGREAARQLLKDNPDLTREIEIKIRKRLGILRDEAKAASPPAMHPAAKPEKDDDRRGRGPAERPARPPSARA, from the coding sequence ATGTCACAGGACCAGAAAGAACGCGGCCGCGCCATCGACATGGCGCTGACCCAGATCGAGAAGCAGTTCGGGAAGGGCTCCATCATGCGGCTCGGCTCGAAGGAGGTCCTGTCCAACGTGGCGACCCTGTCGACCACCTCCCTGTCGGTCGACGCCGCGCTCGGCGTCGGAGGGGTGCCGCGCGGGCGCGTCGTGGAGATCTACGGACCGGAGTCGTCGGGAAAGACCACGCTGGCGCTGCACGTCGTCGCGGAAGCCCAGCGCGCCGGGGGGATGGCCGCCTTCATCGACGCGGAGCACGCCATCGATCCCGAGTACGCCAAGAAGCTCGGCGTCGACACCGACAACCTGCTGATCTCCCAGCCCGACTCCGGCGAGCAGGCGCTGGAGATCGCCGAGGTCCTGGTGCGCTCCGGGGCCCTCGACGTGCTGGTCATCGACTCGGTGGCGGCCCTCGTGCCGCGTGCCGAGCTGGAAGGCGAGATGGGCGATTCGCACGTCGGGCTGCAGGCGCGCCTGATGTCGCAGGCGCTGCGGAAGCTCACGGGGGTGGTGGCCAAGACGCGGACCACGATGATCTTCATCAACCAGATTCGCGAGAAGATCGGCGTGATGTTCGGGAATCCCGAGACGACGACGGGAGGGCGGGCCCTGAAGTTCTACGCTTCGGTTCGGATCGACATCCGCCGGATCGGCTCCATCAAGGAAGGCGAGTCCGACATCGGCAGCCGGACCCGCGTCAAGGTGGTCAAGAACAAGATGGCTCCCCCTTTCAAGATCGCCGAATTCGACATTCTTTACGGCCACGGCATCTCACGCGAAGGAGACATCCTCGATCTCGGCGTCGCGCAGGGGATTCTCGAGAAATCGGGGTCCTGGCTTTCCTACGGCGAGACGCGCCTGGGCCAGGGACGCGAGGCGGCCCGCCAGCTCTTGAAGGACAACCCCGATCTCACCCGCGAGATCGAGATCAAGATCCGCAAGCGGCTCGGGATTCTCCGCGACGAGGCCAAGGCGGCCTCTCCCCCGGCGATGCACCCCGCGGCGAAGCCGGAGAAGGACGACGACCGGCGCGGCCGCGGACCTGCCGAGCGCCCGGCGCGGCCTCCCTCCGCACGGGCCTAA
- a CDS encoding type II secretion system protein GspG — MRPEKGFTLIELLIVVAIIGIIAAIAVPNLINAVDKGKQTKTMADMKAIAGAIEVYAVDNNTYPRVASFTALAQFLQPNYIKLAPVSDGWNHAWVFEGDTTGGLGYTLISLGKDGVTSVTNGGQTHDFDCDIIYANGQFFQWPAGAQT; from the coding sequence ATGCGACCGGAGAAGGGCTTCACCCTGATCGAGCTTCTCATCGTCGTGGCGATCATCGGAATCATCGCCGCGATCGCCGTACCGAACCTGATCAACGCCGTCGACAAGGGAAAGCAGACCAAGACGATGGCGGACATGAAGGCGATCGCCGGCGCCATCGAGGTCTACGCGGTGGACAACAACACCTACCCGAGAGTCGCCAGCTTCACCGCCCTCGCCCAGTTCCTCCAGCCCAACTACATCAAGCTCGCGCCCGTCTCCGACGGCTGGAACCACGCCTGGGTGTTCGAGGGGGACACGACCGGCGGTCTCGGCTACACCCTGATCAGCCTCGGCAAGGACGGCGTCACCAGCGTCACGAACGGCGGCCAGACGCACGACTTCGATTGCGACATCATCTACGCCAACGGCCAGTTCTTCCAGTGGCCCGCGGGCGCCCAGACCTGA
- the lexA gene encoding transcriptional repressor LexA translates to MSLTRRQRDILSFISRFLEKRGYAPSLKEIGAEFGLSSAATVHKHLAALEARGRIRRSRGRRRFVEVIPEPAPSQGLDLPLRGTLAAGRAIEASETAETLTVPAAMVRRRDAYVLRVAGNSMLDEQIRDGDYLVVEARHEATDGETVVALLDGKATLKRFYGDKGRVRLQSTHATGASLLLDSRAVSIEGVVTGLLRHL, encoded by the coding sequence ATGTCTCTCACGCGCCGGCAGCGGGACATCCTCTCCTTCATCAGCCGTTTTCTGGAAAAGCGCGGCTATGCGCCGAGTCTCAAGGAAATCGGCGCCGAATTCGGTCTCTCCTCGGCCGCGACCGTCCACAAGCACCTCGCCGCGCTGGAAGCGCGCGGCCGGATCCGGCGCAGCCGGGGACGGCGCCGTTTCGTGGAGGTGATCCCCGAGCCGGCCCCGTCGCAAGGCTTGGACCTTCCGCTGCGCGGCACGCTCGCCGCGGGCCGCGCCATCGAGGCGAGCGAAACGGCCGAGACGCTGACCGTCCCGGCGGCGATGGTGCGCCGCCGCGACGCCTACGTGCTTCGCGTGGCCGGGAATTCGATGCTCGACGAGCAGATCCGGGACGGCGACTACCTGGTGGTGGAAGCGCGCCACGAAGCCACCGACGGAGAGACGGTCGTCGCGCTCCTCGACGGCAAGGCGACCCTGAAGCGATTCTATGGGGACAAGGGGAGAGTCCGGCTGCAATCGACGCACGCGACGGGCGCGTCTCTCCTCCTCGATTCCCGCGCCGTGAGCATCGAAGGCGTCGTCACGGGGCTCCTCCGGCACCTGTGA
- a CDS encoding DUF4416 family protein, whose translation MGTVHAHPPVKLVTALLGRDLALLAEIENRIEKAYGPVEERSEVFLFTHAHRFDLEMGENLSKRVISFAELLPVEKFPEVKLFANDLEWEYREHLIDRSRRLVNIDPGYVTLSKVVLASTRNYAHHIYLGQGVYAELLLRYHRGALRNLPWTYPDFRTHLVHSFFSRTRDRYQVQLRARFAHPPDSRPAP comes from the coding sequence TTGGGAACCGTCCACGCGCATCCCCCCGTCAAGCTCGTGACCGCCCTCCTGGGCCGTGATCTCGCCCTCCTGGCCGAGATCGAGAACCGCATCGAGAAAGCCTACGGCCCGGTGGAGGAGCGCAGCGAGGTGTTCCTGTTCACCCACGCTCACCGATTCGACCTGGAGATGGGGGAGAACCTCAGCAAGCGCGTGATCTCCTTCGCGGAGCTCCTCCCGGTGGAGAAATTCCCGGAGGTGAAGCTGTTCGCCAACGATCTGGAATGGGAGTACCGGGAGCACCTCATCGATCGGAGCCGCCGGCTGGTCAACATCGATCCCGGCTACGTCACCCTCTCGAAAGTGGTCCTGGCGTCGACGCGGAACTACGCGCATCACATCTATCTCGGACAGGGAGTGTATGCCGAGCTACTCCTCCGCTACCATCGCGGGGCTCTCCGGAACCTGCCGTGGACCTACCCCGATTTCCGGACGCACCTGGTGCATTCCTTCTTCTCCCGGACCCGGGATCGCTACCAGGTGCAGCTCCGGGCGCGTTTCGCGCATCCTCCCGATTCCCGGCCCGCCCCTTAA
- a CDS encoding HAD family phosphatase codes for MTSTPPFLAVLFDLDGTLTTVPSFWQHLHEVLALWAGDAEVYQERLRSGAIDYSMFCLLDAARWKGKRVRELKRIADAVTLRPGAREIRAILRDRGMKVGVISTGLTLLAERIHRELDLDFTIANRLVTRQGCFTGEVKINVEHGRKDDAVELFCNQFGIPPARVIAVGDSAGDVSMFRAVGFSVALNPADEEAERAASAVCRGDDLRDLLRHFPMDPESDGKEEVH; via the coding sequence ATGACCTCGACGCCCCCCTTCCTCGCCGTCCTTTTCGATCTCGACGGCACCCTGACCACCGTCCCCAGCTTCTGGCAGCATCTGCACGAGGTCCTGGCGCTGTGGGCGGGCGACGCCGAAGTCTACCAGGAGCGGCTCCGCAGCGGCGCCATCGATTACTCCATGTTCTGCCTTCTCGACGCGGCGCGCTGGAAGGGAAAGCGCGTGCGGGAGCTCAAGAGAATCGCCGACGCGGTGACCCTGAGGCCGGGTGCCCGGGAGATTCGCGCCATTCTGAGGGATCGGGGGATGAAAGTCGGGGTGATCTCGACGGGGCTGACGCTTCTCGCGGAACGGATCCACCGGGAGCTGGACCTGGATTTCACGATCGCCAACCGGCTCGTCACGCGGCAGGGGTGCTTCACGGGAGAGGTCAAGATCAACGTGGAGCACGGCCGGAAGGACGACGCGGTCGAGCTGTTCTGCAACCAGTTCGGGATTCCGCCCGCTCGCGTCATCGCCGTAGGCGACTCGGCCGGCGACGTCTCGATGTTCCGCGCCGTCGGGTTCTCGGTGGCGTTGAATCCGGCCGATGAAGAGGCGGAGCGGGCGGCGAGCGCCGTGTGCCGCGGCGACGATTTGCGGGATCTCCTCCGCCACTTTCCGATGGATCCCGAATCGGACGGGAAGGAGGAAGTCCATTAA
- a CDS encoding HD domain-containing phosphohydrolase, with translation MPPESRAPLPGDLERGGPRIRILYTLLIVLLITGLLPLSLAAYKQIAISRESLITSTQENQLLVAASIARSLSSSLEEIKIQLMKQADLFEAVMRKGGPEAIREVLADRSAMTRYLGNDLILLRYLPAEGGRFDAVRTGSRFPAEVEEMLARGAVRARGGGTTFSDPFPLGAQGARSFAVAFSTPVGGRQGGEVHAVLQSLIDVTTLWDRAVGPRLLGYTVYALDSKGNLFAALDEEGILGRTDYRKFGIVRKFLENPTKSKETSDFALTLDGVQREFLASVDLTELGWGIFVQVERRLAYSSVRAMIQSTITWAGVALGLALVFSVWLAASIARPINQLAETARAFARGDFEVRASVRSRNEIGELAETYNRMSDQIQDHIQKLHAAAQENQELFMSTIKALAAAIDEKDPYTRGHSERVSKLSVLIARSLGLGAREVRNVQIGSLLHDVGKIGIDDRILRKPSVLTDDEYRYMKQHPEKGASMLAPIKNMKEINPAVRHHHERWDGGGYPAGLRAEEIPLIARIVNVADTFDAMTTNRPYQKAMSVERAVARLKELAGSAHDPQLVNVVVDLHRRGDLKE, from the coding sequence ATGCCACCCGAAAGCAGGGCGCCGTTGCCCGGGGATCTGGAGCGAGGCGGGCCCCGCATCCGCATCCTCTACACCCTCCTCATCGTCCTGCTCATCACCGGCCTGCTCCCGTTGAGCCTCGCCGCGTACAAACAGATCGCCATCTCGCGGGAGTCGCTGATCACCTCGACGCAGGAGAACCAGCTCCTGGTGGCGGCTTCGATCGCGCGCTCGCTGAGCAGCAGCCTCGAAGAGATCAAGATCCAGCTGATGAAGCAGGCGGACCTCTTCGAAGCGGTCATGCGCAAGGGAGGGCCCGAGGCGATCCGGGAAGTCCTGGCGGATCGCTCCGCCATGACGCGCTATCTGGGGAACGACCTCATCCTGCTGCGCTACCTCCCGGCGGAAGGGGGGCGTTTCGACGCCGTGCGAACGGGGTCGCGCTTTCCGGCGGAAGTGGAGGAGATGCTGGCGCGCGGCGCGGTGCGGGCGCGCGGCGGCGGAACGACGTTTTCCGATCCGTTTCCTCTCGGCGCCCAGGGGGCGCGCAGCTTCGCCGTGGCGTTCTCGACGCCCGTCGGCGGCCGGCAGGGAGGGGAAGTCCATGCGGTGCTCCAGAGCCTGATCGACGTCACGACGCTGTGGGATCGGGCCGTCGGGCCGCGGCTGCTCGGATACACCGTCTACGCCCTCGACTCCAAGGGGAACCTGTTCGCGGCGCTCGACGAGGAGGGGATCCTGGGCCGGACCGATTACCGGAAGTTCGGGATCGTGAGGAAGTTCCTGGAGAACCCGACCAAGAGCAAGGAAACCTCCGACTTCGCCCTGACGCTCGACGGCGTGCAGCGCGAGTTCCTCGCCAGCGTCGATCTCACCGAGCTGGGCTGGGGGATCTTCGTCCAGGTGGAGAGGCGCCTCGCTTATTCCTCGGTTCGGGCGATGATCCAGAGTACGATCACCTGGGCGGGAGTCGCCCTCGGCCTCGCCCTGGTCTTCTCGGTCTGGCTGGCGGCTTCGATCGCGCGGCCGATCAACCAGCTCGCGGAGACGGCGCGCGCCTTCGCGCGGGGCGATTTCGAGGTGCGCGCCAGCGTCCGCTCGCGCAACGAGATCGGCGAGCTGGCGGAGACCTACAACCGGATGTCGGATCAGATCCAGGATCACATTCAGAAGCTGCACGCGGCGGCGCAGGAGAACCAGGAGCTGTTCATGAGCACGATCAAGGCCCTCGCCGCCGCCATCGACGAGAAGGATCCCTACACGCGCGGGCACTCGGAGCGCGTCAGCAAGCTGTCGGTGCTCATCGCGCGGTCGCTGGGCCTCGGGGCGCGGGAGGTGCGCAACGTCCAGATCGGCTCGCTCCTCCACGACGTGGGGAAGATCGGCATCGACGATCGGATCCTCCGGAAGCCGAGCGTCCTCACCGACGACGAGTACCGCTACATGAAGCAGCATCCGGAGAAAGGGGCGTCGATGCTCGCCCCGATCAAGAACATGAAGGAGATCAATCCCGCCGTCCGCCATCACCACGAGCGGTGGGACGGCGGGGGCTATCCCGCCGGCCTGCGCGCCGAGGAGATTCCGCTGATCGCGCGGATCGTGAACGTCGCGGACACGTTCGACGCCATGACGACCAACCGCCCGTACCAGAAGGCGATGTCGGTCGAGCGGGCCGTGGCGCGGCTGAAGGAGCTCGCCGGCTCGGCCCACGATCCGCAGCTGGTCAACGTCGTGGTCGATCTCCACCGCCGCGGGGATCTGAAGGAATAG
- a CDS encoding HD domain-containing phosphohydrolase — protein MSQGTIVLVDDNSDSLESLHGAVGEALGREQEILVAHSSEEGLGLLYRIRSDGKYLEMVITKQGLPGIPGTRFLEIVHSQFPGVIKILVSDRPSLEEAVYAFNNAGLDRYIARPWEPEDLKFTVTSLIRQAAMRRTNERLLVDLQKKNAELRDALRELKEAKQEVENSYLSAIQSLAVALEAKDRYTAGHSQRVSRFAMMIARGLDLPAAEVRTIGQIGLLHDIGKIGMDDKVLNKPGKLTKEEFDLIKQHPVIGAQILTPVRSLENHISGIRHHHESWDGTGYPDGLKGEAIPQTARIVCLADSFDAMTSTRPYRPGRTLQEAIQEMRRCAGIQFDGRCVDAFISILGHEAEPDPAESTEPTAATG, from the coding sequence TTGAGTCAAGGCACGATCGTTCTGGTCGACGACAACTCCGATTCCCTGGAATCTCTGCACGGCGCGGTGGGCGAGGCCCTCGGCCGGGAGCAGGAGATCCTGGTGGCCCATTCCTCGGAGGAGGGGCTCGGCCTGCTGTACCGCATTCGGAGCGATGGGAAGTACCTGGAGATGGTGATCACCAAGCAGGGGCTGCCGGGAATCCCCGGCACCCGTTTTCTCGAAATCGTCCACAGCCAGTTCCCGGGCGTGATCAAGATCCTGGTCTCGGACCGGCCCAGCCTGGAGGAGGCGGTGTACGCCTTCAATAACGCCGGCCTCGACCGCTACATCGCCAGGCCGTGGGAGCCGGAGGATCTGAAGTTCACCGTCACCTCGCTGATCCGCCAGGCGGCAATGCGCCGGACCAACGAGCGCCTGCTCGTCGACCTTCAAAAGAAGAACGCCGAGCTGCGGGACGCGCTGCGGGAGCTGAAGGAAGCGAAGCAGGAGGTGGAAAACAGCTACCTGAGCGCCATCCAGTCACTCGCGGTGGCGCTGGAGGCCAAGGACCGGTACACCGCCGGCCACTCCCAGCGGGTCTCGCGGTTCGCCATGATGATCGCCCGCGGCCTCGACCTCCCGGCGGCGGAGGTCCGCACCATCGGCCAGATCGGCCTGCTTCACGACATCGGGAAGATCGGGATGGACGACAAGGTCCTGAACAAGCCCGGAAAGCTGACCAAGGAGGAATTCGACCTGATCAAGCAGCATCCGGTGATCGGCGCCCAGATTCTGACGCCCGTGCGCTCCCTGGAGAACCACATCTCCGGAATCCGGCATCATCACGAAAGCTGGGACGGCACCGGATACCCCGACGGACTGAAGGGGGAGGCGATTCCGCAGACGGCGCGGATCGTCTGCCTCGCCGACTCGTTCGACGCGATGACGTCCACCCGGCCCTACCGTCCGGGTCGCACGCTGCAGGAGGCGATCCAGGAGATGCGCCGGTGCGCGGGCATCCAGTTCGACGGGCGCTGCGTCGACGCCTTCATCTCCATCCTGGGACATGAGGCGGAGCCCGATCCCGCCGAATCGACCGAACCGACGGCCGCGACCGGCTGA
- a CDS encoding 3-deoxy-D-manno-octulosonic acid transferase, whose amino-acid sequence MVWIYSALLALAAAASLPFLLVFSLRDADLRRHWGERLGGLPLFPPGRRPLWVHAASVGEVVAGRRILQELEEISPGIPILLSSTTPAGRRHAAKSVDAGSRAAFFPLDLGFVMRRSLGRLRPRALVLIETEIWPNLLRECRRARIPVILVNGRISERSFPRYRRIRPLIESALARVELFAMQTERDAGRIQALGAPPGRTRVLGNVKWDLAAGRASAAEARRRLGWPAEAPVLVAGSTSEGEEEILLPAWTRLRSEFPELRFLLAPRHPHRFERVATLLAGKAIPFARRSAGEAREAPVLLLDTIGELAPLYAAATICFVGGSLVPRGGQNLMEPAAAGRPVLFGPRTENFAAAAEALLEAGAGFRVDGADSLEREVGRLLRDPAACQRAGERALAVVAQNRGAARRSAEAIAGILARGDR is encoded by the coding sequence ATGGTCTGGATCTACTCCGCCCTGCTCGCTCTTGCCGCCGCCGCCTCCCTCCCCTTTCTGCTGGTTTTCAGCCTCCGCGACGCCGATCTCCGCCGGCATTGGGGAGAGAGGCTGGGAGGCCTCCCCCTCTTCCCGCCCGGGCGCCGGCCCCTCTGGGTCCATGCGGCGTCGGTCGGCGAAGTGGTGGCGGGCCGCCGAATCCTCCAGGAGCTGGAGGAGATCTCACCGGGCATCCCGATCCTCCTCTCCTCCACCACTCCCGCCGGGCGGCGCCACGCCGCGAAATCGGTGGACGCAGGCTCCCGGGCCGCATTCTTCCCGCTCGATCTCGGGTTCGTCATGCGACGGAGTCTTGGAAGACTCCGCCCCCGGGCGCTCGTCTTGATCGAAACGGAAATCTGGCCGAATCTCCTGCGGGAGTGCCGGCGCGCGCGGATTCCGGTGATCCTGGTGAACGGAAGGATCTCCGAGCGCAGCTTCCCGCGCTATCGGAGGATCCGGCCGCTGATTGAGTCCGCGCTGGCGCGCGTCGAGCTCTTCGCCATGCAGACCGAGCGCGACGCCGGGCGGATCCAGGCGCTCGGCGCGCCGCCTGGGCGGACGCGCGTCCTCGGAAACGTGAAATGGGACCTCGCCGCGGGACGCGCTTCGGCCGCCGAAGCGCGGCGCCGCCTCGGCTGGCCCGCCGAGGCGCCCGTTCTCGTGGCGGGCAGCACGTCGGAAGGAGAAGAGGAGATTCTTCTCCCAGCCTGGACGAGGCTGCGATCCGAGTTTCCGGAGCTGCGATTCCTCCTCGCTCCCCGGCATCCCCACCGCTTCGAGCGGGTCGCGACACTGCTCGCGGGGAAGGCGATTCCTTTCGCGCGACGCAGCGCCGGGGAGGCGCGCGAGGCTCCCGTCCTCCTGCTCGATACCATCGGTGAGCTGGCGCCGCTTTATGCCGCGGCGACGATCTGTTTCGTCGGGGGCAGCCTGGTGCCGCGCGGAGGCCAGAACCTGATGGAGCCCGCGGCCGCCGGACGCCCCGTCCTGTTCGGCCCGCGGACCGAGAATTTCGCGGCCGCGGCCGAGGCCCTCCTCGAGGCGGGAGCGGGATTTCGCGTCGACGGCGCCGATTCCCTGGAGCGCGAGGTCGGCCGCCTGCTTCGCGACCCCGCCGCCTGCCAGCGGGCCGGAGAGCGGGCCCTCGCCGTCGTCGCGCAAAACCGCGGCGCGGCGCGCCGCAGCGCCGAGGCGATTGCCGGGATCCTCGCTCGGGGCGATCGATGA
- the lpxK gene encoding tetraacyldisaccharide 4'-kinase, protein MTVSPGPLRWLLAPPGLLYRGAVALRNLLYERGVLRSVHAGVPVISVGNLTLGGSGKTPFVAYLAARMHAEGRRIAIASRGYGGRRHDAPIVVSEGAGALATAEEAGDEPVLLSELARGAAVIVCRDRAAAALFARDRLGSQIILLDDGFQHRRLHRDADLLLIDAFEGIGNGRMLPLGPLREPAGEMRRAHAIVVTGAAEDLRAGTDRIRGVMRRLGLETPLFTCERVVAGFLRAETEEPVDAGVLKGMRVLAFSGIAQPRSFESDLRASGLSLAGALRFRDHQRFAPVHLERIRAAAREAGADLIVTTEKDRMRLGTARLGPPLYTLRIRLAPSREEELWRFLSDRISSSPAGAGSPVF, encoded by the coding sequence ATGACCGTCTCTCCCGGCCCCCTCCGCTGGCTGCTGGCCCCGCCGGGGCTTCTCTATCGGGGAGCGGTCGCCCTGCGCAATCTTCTTTACGAACGGGGAGTCCTGCGCTCCGTCCACGCGGGCGTTCCGGTGATCAGCGTGGGGAACCTGACGTTGGGAGGGTCGGGGAAGACCCCTTTCGTGGCCTATCTCGCCGCTCGGATGCACGCCGAGGGACGCCGGATCGCGATCGCCAGCCGAGGCTACGGCGGCCGCCGGCACGACGCGCCGATCGTCGTCTCCGAAGGCGCCGGCGCGTTGGCGACGGCCGAGGAGGCCGGCGACGAGCCGGTGCTGCTCTCCGAGCTGGCCCGCGGCGCCGCCGTGATCGTCTGCCGGGATCGGGCCGCGGCGGCCCTGTTCGCCCGCGACCGGCTCGGCTCGCAAATCATTCTGCTCGACGACGGGTTCCAGCACCGGCGCCTGCACCGCGACGCCGACCTTCTCCTGATCGACGCCTTCGAGGGAATCGGCAATGGTAGAATGTTGCCGCTCGGCCCGCTCCGCGAGCCGGCCGGGGAGATGAGGAGGGCCCACGCGATCGTCGTCACGGGGGCCGCGGAAGATCTCCGGGCCGGCACCGACCGGATCCGCGGAGTGATGCGCCGTCTCGGCCTCGAGACTCCTCTCTTCACCTGCGAGCGGGTGGTGGCGGGTTTCCTGCGCGCCGAGACCGAAGAACCCGTCGACGCCGGGGTCCTGAAGGGAATGAGAGTCCTGGCGTTCTCCGGAATCGCCCAGCCGCGCTCGTTCGAATCGGACCTCCGGGCTTCGGGGCTGAGCTTGGCGGGCGCGCTTCGCTTCCGGGACCACCAGCGCTTCGCTCCGGTCCATCTGGAGCGCATTCGCGCCGCGGCCCGGGAGGCGGGAGCCGACTTGATCGTGACGACCGAAAAGGACCGGATGCGCCTGGGGACCGCCCGGCTCGGTCCTCCTCTTTATACGCTTCGCATCCGACTGGCGCCCTCCCGGGAGGAGGAGCTTTGGAGATTCCTCTCGGATCGGATCTCCTCTTCGCCGGCCGGCGCCGGCTCTCCGGTTTTCTGA